One window from the genome of bacterium encodes:
- a CDS encoding class I SAM-dependent methyltransferase produces the protein MASTTGEREAVTEMVKRFYEDIQFPGTRPMEQDSLIFLRKFSRIIASLSGVGRPIRVLDAGCGTGNTSRALAAQFPEVSFTGIDLSTTSIETARQAAREKNLANLTYYQWNMLQELDDEQPFDIVLCFGALHHTADMPAALHTLRRALRTEGRMFIWVYGTYGRYHHGLNMSLLAMFLDAAPVEDRVGLAHEFIHTVGDNMAARDLLGSRNGDPLLRSFFENPTWIADQFLNPNERCVSMKDLHRLLHNEELQILEWIGMPKDVRSHIKSDELYRRYTLLPEDQQRIALDLLFKPERYFLMLRRQEGA, from the coding sequence ATGGCCTCCACAACTGGCGAGCGGGAAGCCGTCACCGAGATGGTGAAAAGGTTTTATGAAGATATTCAGTTCCCTGGCACACGTCCAATGGAGCAGGATAGTCTCATATTCCTGCGAAAATTTTCGCGCATCATCGCATCGTTGAGTGGGGTCGGGAGACCGATCCGTGTCCTCGATGCCGGTTGCGGAACCGGGAATACATCCCGCGCGCTTGCCGCACAATTTCCGGAAGTCTCGTTCACGGGAATCGACCTTTCGACCACGTCCATCGAGACTGCCCGACAAGCGGCACGCGAGAAAAACCTGGCGAATCTGACGTACTACCAGTGGAACATGCTGCAAGAACTCGATGATGAGCAGCCTTTCGATATCGTTCTCTGCTTTGGTGCGCTGCATCATACAGCTGATATGCCTGCAGCACTGCACACGCTCAGGCGTGCGCTCAGGACAGAGGGAAGGATGTTCATCTGGGTGTACGGGACGTATGGGAGATATCATCACGGACTGAATATGTCGCTCCTCGCCATGTTCCTCGACGCGGCGCCGGTCGAGGATCGAGTCGGTCTCGCGCACGAATTCATTCACACCGTCGGTGACAACATGGCGGCGCGTGATCTCCTGGGTTCGCGGAACGGCGACCCTCTTCTGCGTTCGTTTTTTGAAAATCCGACATGGATCGCCGATCAGTTCCTCAATCCCAACGAGCGATGCGTGTCGATGAAGGATCTGCATCGTCTTCTCCACAACGAGGAGTTGCAGATTCTTGAATGGATCGGGATGCCGAAGGATGTGAGGTCGCATATCAAATCCGATGAACTGTACAGGAGATACACCCTGCTGCCGGAGGATCAGCAGCGCATCGCGTTGGACCTCCTGTTCAAACCTGAGCGGTATTTCCTGATGCTTCGCCGGCAGGAAGGAGCGTAA